One part of the Entelurus aequoreus isolate RoL-2023_Sb linkage group LG05, RoL_Eaeq_v1.1, whole genome shotgun sequence genome encodes these proteins:
- the elp2 gene encoding elongator complex protein 2 isoform X3: MAAAVIQTCHVACSANRTPHVVSWSRGGTIAFGTCNSVALYDPQERRVVCTLNGHTLRVNAVRWVHREDCAPESHLISGGSDCRLLVWAAQNGKFVQWMECKGHTGPVCAVDARYTHTDAHILVASAASDSTVRLWLCDAKQAECLHTLSFGSGFMMDVSLALLPGTKVPVLACGGDDSRVHLYVQSCEQKLQRVMTLQGHEDWVRGVAWASVGGDLLLASCSQDCLIRVWRLCAKSGKGARNAAEEDDDGVIKMKEDIFQVQEEERDVSSVFAVSLETILAGHENRVYGVHWQPPSYTGGQLQQPLRLLSASMDKTMILWAPEEGSGVWVEQVRVGEVGGNTLGFYGCQMSPDGAQILAHAFHGALHLWCKDQKEDGEWRPGVVISGHFNAVQDLSWDPEGEFILSVGSDQTTRLFTPWRRRDSKQATWHEISRPQIHGYDMQCLAMVGRFRFVSGADEKVLRVFQAPRNFVENFANISGRSKEELLASSDCVGLPEGASTPALGLSNKAVFQGDLSSGARGDQQQLNSVSEQYQESYFQPINMNEPPPEDHLLQNTLWPEVQKLYGHGFEMYCLASDSARTAVASACKASKAEHASVLLWSATTWRQLQALACHALTVTQMAFSPDSLLLLAVSRDRTWSLWRRRDLASGAHPHPHRRAHTHHLVM; encoded by the exons GAAAGAAGAGTAGTTTGCACGCTGAATGGACACACACTTCGAGTAAATGCAGTCCGGTGGGTCCATAGAGAAGATTGTG CTCCTGAGAGTCACCTGATCTCAGGAGGCTCAGACTGCCGTCTCCTCGTCTGGGCCGCTCAAAATGGGAAG TTTGTGCAGTGGATGGAGTGTAAAGGTCACACGGGTCCAGTTTGTGCCGTGGACGCACGCTACACGCACACGGACGCACACATCCTGGTGGCGTCGGCGGCATCGGATTCCACTGTGAGACTGTGGCTCTGTGACGCCAAACAGG CTGAGTGCCTCCACACGCTGTCATTTGGCAGTGGCTTCATGATGGATGTCTCCCTGGCCCTGCTGCCAGGCACTAAAG TTCCTGTATTGGCCTGTGGGGGCGACGACTCTCGGGTACACCTGTACGTGCAGTCATGCGAGCAG AAGCTGCAGAGAGTCATGACGCTGCAGGGACACGAGGACTGGGTTCGAGGCGTCGCATGGGCATCTGTAG gtggcgatctGCTGTTGGCCAGCTGCTCGCAGGACTGTCTCATCCGAGTGTGGCGGCTGTGCGCCAAGTCCGGGAAGGGTGCCCGCAACGCCGCCGAGGAGGACGACGACGGCGTCATCAAAATGAAAGAGGACATTTTTCAAGTGCAGGAGGAGGAGAGAG ATGTGTCCTCGGTCTTCGCCGTGTCTCTGGAGACAATCCTGGCAGGACACGAGAACCGGGTGTACGGCGTCCACTGGCAGCCTCCTTCCTACACGG GCGGCCAGCTGCAACAACCGCTCCGGCTGCTCTCCGCCTCCATGGACAAAACCATGATCCTGTGGGCCCCTGAGGAGGGGTCCGGAGTGTGGGTGGAGCAG GTGCGTGTGGGCGAGGTTGGCGGCAACACGCTGGGCTTCTACGGCTGCCAGATGAGTCCAGACGGGGCGCAGATCCTCGCTCACGCCTTCCACGGAGCGCTCCACCTGTGGTGCAAGGACCAGAAGGAAGAC GGAGAGTGGAGGCCTGGCGTGGTCATATCGGGTCACTTTAATGCGGTCCAGGACCTGAGCTGGGACCCTGAGGGGGAATTCATCCTCAGCGTGGGCTCGGACCAGACCACCAGACTCTTCACGCCGTGGAGGAGGAGGGACAGCAAGCAG GCCACCTGGCACGAGATCTCGCGTCCGCAGATCCACGGCTACGACATGCAGTGCCTGGCTATGGTCGGGAGGTTCCGCTTTGTGTCCGGTGCCGACGAAAAGGTGCTGCGGGTCTTCCAGGCGCCGCGTAATTTCGTGGAGAACTTTGCCAACATCTCTGGGAGGTCCAAGGAGGAGCTGCTGGCATCGAGC GACTGCGTGGGCCTGCCTGAAGGAGCCAGCACACCTGCTCTGGGGTTGTCCAACAAGGCCGTCTTTCAAG GGGACTTGTCGTCCGGAGCCAGAGGAGACCAGCAGCAGTTGAACAGCGTCTCCGAGCAGTACCAGGAGTCCTACTTCCAACCCATCAACATGAACG AACCTCCACCAGAAGATCACCTGCTCCAGAACACGCTTTGGCCCGAGGTCCAGAAACT GTACGGCCACGGCTTCGAGATGTACTGCCTGGCGTCCGACAGCGCCAGGACGGCGGTGGCGTCGGCGTGCAAG GCGTCCAAGGCGGAGCATGCCTCCGTGCTGCTGTGGAGCGCCACCACCTGGCGCCAGCTGCAGGCGCTGGCGTGCCACGCCCTCACCGTCACCCAGATGGCCTTCTCCCCGGACTCCCTGCTCCTGCTGGCCGTCTCCAGAGACCGCACCTGGTCGTTGTGGCGCCGCCGCGACCTCGCCTCAG gcgcacacccacacccacaccgcCGTGCACACACGCatcatctggtcatgtga